The DNA window AAGATGATGATCGAAAAATGTAACCGTGCACGCAAAGTGGTGATCACCGCCACCCAAATGCTCGATTCCATGATCAAGAACCCACGCCCTACCCGTGCAGAAGCCGGCGACGTAGCTAACGCCATTTTGGACGGTACCGACGCCGTGATGCTGTCTGGCGAGAGCGCCAAGGGCAAGTACCCGCTGGAAGCCGTTACCATCATGGCGACCATCTGTGAGCGCACCGATCGCGTGATGCCAAGCCGTATCGACAGCCTGCATGACAACCGCAAGCTGCGCATCACCGAAGCCGTATGCCGTGGTGCTGTTGAAACCGCAGAGAAACTGGATGCACCACTGATCGTAGTGGCCACCAGCGGCGGCAAGTCAGCCAAATCCGTGCGTAAATACTTCCCTAACGCTGTGATCCTGGCGCTGACCACCAACGAAACTACCGCTCATCAGCTTATTCTGACCAAGGGCGTGATCCCACAGATGGTCAAGGAAATTGCCTCTACCGACGACTTCTATCGCATCGGTAAAGAAGCGGCATTGGCCAGCGGTTTGGCTCAAAAAGGCGACGTTGTAGTGATGGTTTCTGGTGCACTGGTACCAAGCGGCACTACCAATACTGCCTCGGTGCACGTACTCTAATATAAAACGTGACATAATTATTTTGACAAAAACGCCGCTTTGCGGCGTTTTTTTTAACACTGGTAAACCGTTTTCTCAAAAACGCAACCGTGGATTGCTCATTATTTAGCTAATTATAAATCGGAGTTGTCCCATGGAATCCAGCTGTTTTCCCTACATTTTTTAACTTTTTTTCAAAAGAAGATGCAAGTTTGAGCGAACGATCAAAATAAAGCACTCCAATCCAAAAAAATTATTCTCTTTCGAAAAAAGTTTGTGTAATACTTGTAACGCTACATGGAGATTAACTCAATCTAGAGGGTGTTATAATGAATCGTACTAAACTGGTACTGGGCGCGGTAATCCTGGCTTCCACTATGCTGGCTGGCTGTTCAAGCAATGCTAAAATCGATCAACTGTCTTCTGACGTTCAGACTCTGAACGCTAAAGTTGACCAGCTGAGCAACGACGTGAACGCAATCCGTTCTGACGTTCAAGCAGCTAAAGACGACGCAGCACGTGCTAACCAGCGTCTGGACAACCAAGCACACGCTTACAAAAAGTAAGATAGCTTCGGTTATTGAAAACGGCGCACAATGTGCGCCGTTTTTTTTATCTGTAGCTCCCCCCTGCTTCCCCCTGCCGCCAGGCGAAAAAAAGGGCTCAGCACGCTGAACCCCTCAGGATTATCCATTAAGACCGCGTTTTAATTCACCGAACTGATGGGTGCGCTCTTAAATAGGCCTTTATTCGCTTCCTGTGAGGCTACAGGCGCTAAACTGACTTCAGATGGGTTCTGGCCCAGGTTAACCAGTACCGGCATGCCAGAGCGGCGTACAACCGCGCTGTCGAACACGGCCTTATCGGTCTGCGCATCCCCGACAAAAGCTTTCTCGGTTTTCGACAACGTGATCGGCATGGTCTGCGGATCGTCACTCTCAACTCTCGACAGTGGCTGATGCACTTCTACGTAGCGCTTACCGTCCGGTTCAACGGAGATTTTCACCGGATCGTTGATGACCTGCACGCGTGTGCCGCGCGGAACCATATTAAACAACGCTTCAATATCCGTTGGGCGCAGGCGGATACAGCCGGAGCTGACGCGCATGCCGATACCAAAGTTGGCGTTGGTGCCGTGGATCAGGTATTCACCGTGTCCCATGGCCAGACGCATGGCGAACAGGCCCATTGGGTTTTCAGGCCCGGCCGGTACCACCCCCGGCAGCTTCACGCCTTTTTCCAGGTAGCGTTTACGGATATTGGCCGTCGGCGTCCAGGTCGGGTTCGGGATTTTTTGGCTGACAGAGGTCACCTGCAGCGGCGTGTGCATCCCCGTTTGGCCGATACCGATCGGATAAACAATCACTTTGTTTTCGCCTTTCGGGTAGTAATACAGACGCAGTTCCGCCAGGTTGACCACGATCCCCTCACGCTTGGTATCCGGCAACAGCATCTGGGTCGGGATAGTTAATACCGAGCCAGGCTTGGGCAGGAAGGGGTCGGTGCCCGGATTGGCCTCAAGCATGCCCAGCAAACCAATTTTATAATCGGCGGCAATCGCCTCCAGAGGGCGGCCATCGTTCGGTACGGTATAGGTGGTGTTCTCGCCAATCAGACGGCTGTCCGGCGGCGGCAGCGGGTATTCGCTCGCACTGGCGGCCTGGGTGCCAGTCAGTACGGTGGCAAATAGCATGCCCATTAAACTCAACGCACGTTTCATTATCATCCCTATTATGCTTATTACGGTTCGGCCACAAGGCTAACGGGCACTTGGCGGCGGGTAAATCAGACAAGACCTGATTAATACTAGCAATGCTGCAGTTAAAGGCAATAAGTCCTCTAAAAATCAACATGTTATAACGTAATCGCTTTATGGATTTGTCAATGCAACGTCAAGGGGTAAGCTGCTGATATGTCACTGATTTGCGAGGTGAACGAACAGAGTGTTGAGGGTTTGTAAAGACTCATTGACATAGGAAAAACCAGTAACGCATCAATGAGTCTCACCGCTATGTCAGAATTTGGCAGCCTGACTGCGGATAGCGCGGATCATCGCCTCTAACCCTTGCGAGCGTGAAGGCGTCAGGTGCTGACTCAACGCCAATTCGGCGAAGAAGGGACGAACATCCAGTTCAACGATCTGCTGCGGCGTCATTTGGTGATAGAGGATAAACACCACGGCCAGCAACCCTTTGACGATGGCCGCATCACTGTCACCATGGAATTCAACACGCCCTTGATCATCAAGCTGCATCACAATCCATACCTGGCTCTGACAGCCGGAAATCAGATTGCCCGCCTGACGTTCAGTATCGTCAAGCGCCGGCAGCTTGGCACCCAGCTCAATGACATACAGGTACTTATCTTCCCAATTCAGGCAGCGGGAGAAATTACGCACTAACTTATCTTTGTCCGGCAAATTCGCCATGAGGATCCTTTCAATCATTCAGGGGCCGGCATGCCGACCCCATGTCACTGACTACCGATATTTATTCACCCGGAGGGATTAAGCTCCGGTCCGTCCTATCCCAGCAGTTTCTGGATACGCTGCAACCCGGCCACCAGTCGGTCAACTTCATCGCGCGTATTATATAACGCCAACGAAGCGCGGCACATGCTCGGCACATTATAGAACGCCATCAGCGGCATCGCGCAATGGTGGCCGGTACGAATAGCAATGCCGTACTGATCCAGGAAGCTGCCGACGTCATAGGCGTGGTGCTCACCCAGGTTAAAGGCGATCACTCCGGCACGCTCTGCCGGGCCGTAGATTTTAAGCCGGGGTACCTGTTGCAGAGCCTCCAGCGCGTAATGCATCAGCGACTGCTCGTAGTCACCAATCGCCTCCAGCCCCAGCGTATTCACATAGTCAATTGCCGCACCTAACCCCATCATGCCGGCGGTGTTGGGTGACCCGGCCTCAAAGCGCCACGGTGGCTCGGCGTAGGTGGTTCCTGCCGTCAGGCTGACCTGTTGGATCATCGACCCGCCCCCTTCCCAGGGTGGCATTTGCTGCAACAGTGCCTGACGACCGTAAAGAATACCGATGCCGGAAGGCCCATACAGCTTATGCCCGGAGAACACGTAGAAGTCGCAATCCAGCGCCTGAACATCCACCCGCTGGTGCATCACTGCCTGCGCACCGTCAATCAGTACCTTCAGGCCCGCCGCTTTTGCCTGGGCCGTAATTTCCTGCACCGGGTTCACCGTGCCCAACACGTTGGACACCTGGGTTAGCGCCAATAGTTTGGTTGACGCGTCGATCAAGCCCGGCAACCGGGCCAAATCCAGGGTGCCATCTGGCTGTAGCGGCCAGACACGCAGATTTAATCCGCGTTCCTGTGCCAGCATCTGCCAGGGTACGATGTTGGCGTGGTGCTCCATCTCGGTGATGATAATGCTGTCACCGGGCTGCAAAAAGTGGCGGCCAAAACTGTTGGCTACCAGATTGATGCCTTCGGTAGTACCCTTGACGAAGATTATCTCTTCCGCCGAACCGGCATTGATAAACGCCGCCACCTTTTCACGCACCGCTTCCATTTCCTGCGTCGCTTCGGCGCTTAACGTGTGGATGCCCCGGTGTACCGCCGCGTAGCCATGACGGTAAAAATCCAGCTCGCGATCGATAACTGCCTGCGGTTTCTGCGCGCTGGCGGCGCTGTCGAGGTAAGCCAGCGGCTGGCCATTGACTTCTCGTGCCAACAGCGGAAATTCACTGCGTACCCGTTCAATAGGAAAACTCATGCTGCCTCCCCCGGCCCCGGCAGGCGCTGTGCAATGCGCGCCAACACCGATTCACGGATGGTGTCGTTGCCAATCCCCTCGGTCAGCTCCGCGGCAAAGGCAAAGATGATCATCTGCTGCGCCGCATGCTTGTCGATACCGCGCGATTGCAGATAAAACAGTTGCTCTTCATCGATACGCCCAACGGTAGCACCGTGACTGCACTTCACATCGTCAGCGTAGATTTCCAGTTGCGGCTTGGTATCTACCTCCGCCACCTTGCCCAGCAGCAGATTGTGGTTGGTCATCTGGCCATCGGTTTTAATCGCATGTTTGGCCACTTTGATCATGCCGTTAAACACCGCTTTGGCGCGATCGCTGACCACCACTTTGTGCAGTTGGCGGCTCTCGCAGTAACCCTTGTTGTGCTCCAGGTAAGTACGGGTATCGCAAACCTCTTTACCGACAGGCAGCACCAGGCTGTTGATCGTCAGGTTGGAACCTTCACCATTCAGCTGTGCACTGGTGTTATGCCGCGTCAGCCCCGCCCCGAGCAGGAAACTGTCACTCTTCACCCGCGCATCGCGGCCAATCACCAGATCGTTATGGGCGAAGTGGTAGCTCGGCCGGCTTTCAAATGCCAGTTTGCAGTGCTGCAGTTGAGCATTGTCACCCACATTGGCGGTCAGGCGTGCGCCGGTGAAATGCGCGGCGTCGTTAAGGCTGACGTAATGTTCGATCACCTCAGCCTGCGCATTACGCGCAATCTGAAGATGATGGCGGTGATGGACGGTATTCACTTCGCCTTCAGCGCCGCGTCCACTGCTGATATGCAGCAGATACAACGGCCGCTCTGCAATTTTGCCGGCCGCCACGCGGATAATGCTGGTTTCCTGCGCCAGACTTTCGGTCAGATGCAGGAATATTTCGGCCTGGATCGGCTCCGGCAATGCCTGTAGCGTCCCGTAGGGGGCCACGTCAAACTGGTAATCGCCCAGCTCGCTGTCACTCAATGCCGCGCTGAAGCGCCCGTCGATAAACACCAGACGGTAAGCGTCGATATCCAGCGCCAGTGCATCGCGCTGAGCGGCAGTGACCTGCGCGAGTGGCGGCTCCAGAAACTGTTGCTCCAGCAAACCTTCAAGCGGGGTGTATTTCCAGTTTTCATGCTTGCGGGTCGGCCAACCCAGGCGCAAGGCCTGTTGCCAGTGTGCCAGCGCATGGGCGGAGTGCTCGCCGCCGCGGGCTTCAAACAGACTGTAGAGTTGCTGCAGCGCGCGCGAATTATTGCTCGTCGGTAAGCCAGCCATAGCCCTGCTCCTCCAACTGTTTTACCAGGGTGAAATCGCCGGATTTGACGATGCGCCCCTGAGAAAGAACATGAACGTAATCCGGTTTGATATAGTCCAGAATGCGCTGGTAGTGCGTGACGATAATGAACGAGCGCTTGCCGTCCCGCAGTGAGTTAACGCCGTTGGCAACAATTTTCAACGCATCAATATCCAAACCGGAGTCGGTTTCATCCAGAATGCACAGGTCCGGTTCCAGCGCGGCCATCTGCAGGATGTCATTACGCTTTTTCTCGCCGCCGGAGAAGCCAACGTTAACCGAACGGGTCAGCAGATCGGGCGGCATATTCAACAGCTCAATTTTTTCTTCGATAAAATCAGCGAAATCGAAGCGATCGAGCGGCTCCTGCTCGCGATATTTACGCACCGCATTAACCGAGGTCTGCAGGAAGAAATGGTTGCTGACGCCGGGGATCTCCACCGGATACTGGAACGCCAGAAACACCCCTTCACCCGCACGGTCTTCCGGTGCCAGTTCAAGCAGATCCTTGCCTTTGAAGGTCACTTCGCCCGCGGTCACTTCGTACTCTTCGCGCCCGGCCAGGGTCGCAGAAAGCGTGCTTTTGCCCGAGCCGTTCGGCCCCATGATGGCATGCACTTCGCCCGGTTTGATTTCCAGATCCAGGCCCTTGAGGATCTCGTTGCCTTCCGCGCTGACTTTTAAATTCTTGATACTTAACATGCAGTGTCCTTAGGTCGCGCTTTCGCGCTGTAAATCCGGCGATTAGCCCACGCTGTGTTCCAGGCTGATGGCCAATAGCTTCTGTGCCTCAACGGCGAACTCCAGCGGCAGCTCAGAGAACACGTCCTTACAGAACCCGTTGACGATCATCGAAATGGCATTGTCTTCGCTGATGCCGCGCTGCAGACAATAGAACAGCTGGTCATCACCAATTTTTGAGGTCGTCGCCTCGTGTTCCAGCTGCGCACTGTTGTTGCGGGCTTCAACATACGGGAAGGTATGAGCGCCGCTATCCGGCCCGATCAGCATCGAGTCACACTGGGTAAAGTTACGCGCGTTTTCCGCACCCGGCAGGATCTTCACCAGCCCGCGGTAGGTATTCTCGCTGTGCCCGGCGGAAATGCCTTTGGCGATGATGGTCGAACGGGTGTTCTTGCCGATGTGGATCATCTTGGTACCGGTGTCCGCCTGCTGATGGCCGCTGGTCAGCGCCACCGAGAAGAATTCACCGATAGAATTGTCGCCCTGCAGGATCACGCTCGGGTATTTCCAGGTGATTGCCGAGCCGGTTTCCGACTGGGTCCACGACATTTTCGAACCCGCGCCTTCGCACAGCGCACGCTTGGTGACGAAGTTGAGGATACCGCCCTTGCTGTCACCGCCGGAGAACCAGTTCTGCACCGTCGAATATTTCACTTCGGCGTCTTTGTGCAGGATCACTTCCACCACCGCCGCGTGCAGCTGGTAGCTGTCACGCACCGGGGCCGAACAGCCTTCGATATAGCTGACATAGCTGCCTTCATCGGCGATCAGGATGGTACGCTCGAACTGGCCGGTTTTGGCGGCGTTGATGCGGAAATAGGTCGACAGTTCCATCGGACAGCGCACGCCCTTCGGCACGTAAACGAAGGTGCCGTCGGAGGCCACCGCCGCATTCAAGGCGGCGAAGAAGTTATCGTTGGAAGGCACTACGCGACCCAGGTATTTGCGCACCAGATCCGGATATTCATGGATGGC is part of the Serratia quinivorans genome and encodes:
- the lpp gene encoding Murein-lipoprotein translates to MNRTKLVLGAVILASTMLAGCSSNAKIDQLSSDVQTLNAKVDQLSNDVNAIRSDVQAAKDDAARANQRLDNQAHAYKK
- the ycfS gene encoding Probable L,D-transpeptidase YcfS precursor, which gives rise to MKRALSLMGMLFATVLTGTQAASASEYPLPPPDSRLIGENTTYTVPNDGRPLEAIAADYKIGLLGMLEANPGTDPFLPKPGSVLTIPTQMLLPDTKREGIVVNLAELRLYYYPKGENKVIVYPIGIGQTGMHTPLQVTSVSQKIPNPTWTPTANIRKRYLEKGVKLPGVVPAGPENPMGLFAMRLAMGHGEYLIHGTNANFGIGMRVSSGCIRLRPTDIEALFNMVPRGTRVQVINDPVKISVEPDGKRYVEVHQPLSRVESDDPQTMPITLSKTEKAFVGDAQTDKAVFDSAVVRRSGMPVLVNLGQNPSEVSLAPVASQEANKGLFKSAPISSVN
- the sufE gene encoding Cysteine desulfuration protein sufE yields the protein MANLPDKDKLVRNFSRCLNWEDKYLYVIELGAKLPALDDTERQAGNLISGCQSQVWIVMQLDDQGRVEFHGDSDAAIVKGLLAVVFILYHQMTPQQIVELDVRPFFAELALSQHLTPSRSQGLEAMIRAIRSQAAKF
- the sufS_2 gene encoding Cysteine desulfurase, producing the protein MSFPIERVRSEFPLLAREVNGQPLAYLDSAASAQKPQAVIDRELDFYRHGYAAVHRGIHTLSAEATQEMEAVREKVAAFINAGSAEEIIFVKGTTEGINLVANSFGRHFLQPGDSIIITEMEHHANIVPWQMLAQERGLNLRVWPLQPDGTLDLARLPGLIDASTKLLALTQVSNVLGTVNPVQEITAQAKAAGLKVLIDGAQAVMHQRVDVQALDCDFYVFSGHKLYGPSGIGILYGRQALLQQMPPWEGGGSMIQQVSLTAGTTYAEPPWRFEAGSPNTAGMMGLGAAIDYVNTLGLEAIGDYEQSLMHYALEALQQVPRLKIYGPAERAGVIAFNLGEHHAYDVGSFLDQYGIAIRTGHHCAMPLMAFYNVPSMCRASLALYNTRDEVDRLVAGLQRIQKLLG
- the sufD gene encoding FeS cluster assembly protein sufD — its product is MAGLPTSNNSRALQQLYSLFEARGGEHSAHALAHWQQALRLGWPTRKHENWKYTPLEGLLEQQFLEPPLAQVTAAQRDALALDIDAYRLVFIDGRFSAALSDSELGDYQFDVAPYGTLQALPEPIQAEIFLHLTESLAQETSIIRVAAGKIAERPLYLLHISSGRGAEGEVNTVHHRHHLQIARNAQAEVIEHYVSLNDAAHFTGARLTANVGDNAQLQHCKLAFESRPSYHFAHNDLVIGRDARVKSDSFLLGAGLTRHNTSAQLNGEGSNLTINSLVLPVGKEVCDTRTYLEHNKGYCESRQLHKVVVSDRAKAVFNGMIKVAKHAIKTDGQMTNHNLLLGKVAEVDTKPQLEIYADDVKCSHGATVGRIDEEQLFYLQSRGIDKHAAQQMIIFAFAAELTEGIGNDTIRESVLARIAQRLPGPGEAA
- the sufC gene encoding Probable ATP-dependent transporter SufC; translation: MLSIKNLKVSAEGNEILKGLDLEIKPGEVHAIMGPNGSGKSTLSATLAGREEYEVTAGEVTFKGKDLLELAPEDRAGEGVFLAFQYPVEIPGVSNHFFLQTSVNAVRKYREQEPLDRFDFADFIEEKIELLNMPPDLLTRSVNVGFSGGEKKRNDILQMAALEPDLCILDETDSGLDIDALKIVANGVNSLRDGKRSFIIVTHYQRILDYIKPDYVHVLSQGRIVKSGDFTLVKQLEEQGYGWLTDEQ
- the sufB gene encoding FeS cluster assembly protein sufB, whose product is MPNEVQAWVSEGRYKEGFFTQLATDELAMGINEDVVRAISAKRNEPEWMLEFRLEAYRAWLQMEEPHWLKANYERLNYQDYSYYSAPSCGSCDDACGSQPGAEQQPGAPTDNNYLTSEVELAFNQLGVPVREGSEVAVDAIFDSVSVSTTYREKLAESGVIFCSFGEAIHEYPDLVRKYLGRVVPSNDNFFAALNAAVASDGTFVYVPKGVRCPMELSTYFRINAAKTGQFERTILIADEGSYVSYIEGCSAPVRDSYQLHAAVVEVILHKDAEVKYSTVQNWFSGGDSKGGILNFVTKRALCEGAGSKMSWTQSETGSAITWKYPSVILQGDNSIGEFFSVALTSGHQQADTGTKMIHIGKNTRSTIIAKGISAGHSENTYRGLVKILPGAENARNFTQCDSMLIGPDSGAHTFPYVEARNNSAQLEHEATTSKIGDDQLFYCLQRGISEDNAISMIVNGFCKDVFSELPLEFAVEAQKLLAISLEHSVG